The proteins below are encoded in one region of Geitlerinema sp. PCC 9228:
- a CDS encoding Ppx/GppA phosphatase family protein — protein MVETIGLVQAPTPVWQENRTLAAIDLGTNSIHMVLAQIEPTLPSFSIVAREKETVRLGDRCWETGKLRPEVVERAIACLGRFQEIAKSYHADRIVAVATSAVREAPNGRDFLRQIDKQLDLKVNLISGQEEARRIYLGVLSAIEFDQKSHVVIDIGGGSTELVLGDGGEPRVLNSTKVGAVRLTSEFVHTDPISNEEFHYLRAYIRGMLERPVEEIRTHLNPQEELRMVGTSGTIEAVAALHAHQVYGSAPNPLNGYSIGFKGIQEIVDRLRKLPVKQRAELPGMSERRAEIILAGALILKEAMAMLGVETLTICDRALREGLIVDWMLTHGLISDQLRYHSSVRTRSVYKIAKKYHVNLNASERMAQFALRLFDSTQGILHQWQAEERELLWAAAVLHNCGLYISHNSHHKHSYYLIRHSELFGYTETELEIIANLARYHRKSPPKKKHDNFRNLTSKKYRRLVAQLSALLRLAIALDRRQLGAIREVTCAFDEKNQILYLHLEPTQPDDDCELEVWSLNYKKEVFEQEFGWQIVPKLESTPAPLDRG, from the coding sequence ATGGTAGAAACAATTGGGCTCGTGCAAGCGCCTACGCCAGTTTGGCAAGAAAACCGCACGCTCGCGGCAATTGATTTGGGGACCAATTCCATTCACATGGTTTTGGCACAAATCGAACCTACTTTACCAAGCTTTTCGATTGTAGCGCGGGAAAAAGAAACTGTACGCCTGGGCGATCGCTGCTGGGAAACGGGAAAATTGCGGCCAGAAGTCGTAGAACGAGCGATCGCTTGTTTGGGACGCTTTCAAGAAATCGCCAAAAGTTACCATGCCGACCGCATCGTCGCCGTTGCCACCAGTGCGGTTCGCGAAGCCCCTAACGGTCGGGATTTTCTCCGCCAAATCGACAAACAGCTGGATCTGAAAGTCAATCTCATTTCCGGTCAAGAAGAAGCCCGCCGCATTTATTTGGGGGTTCTCTCAGCCATTGAGTTCGACCAAAAATCCCACGTGGTCATTGACATTGGCGGCGGCTCCACCGAATTGGTTTTGGGCGATGGTGGCGAACCGCGGGTTCTCAACAGTACCAAAGTAGGGGCAGTTCGTTTGACCTCAGAATTCGTCCACACCGACCCCATCAGCAACGAAGAATTTCACTACCTGCGGGCGTACATCCGCGGCATGTTGGAACGACCCGTCGAAGAAATTCGCACCCACCTCAACCCCCAAGAAGAACTGCGGATGGTGGGGACCTCAGGAACCATCGAAGCTGTGGCAGCGTTACATGCCCATCAAGTCTACGGCAGTGCCCCCAATCCCCTCAATGGCTATTCCATCGGGTTTAAGGGAATTCAAGAGATCGTCGATCGCTTGCGCAAGCTTCCCGTCAAACAGCGTGCAGAACTTCCAGGCATGTCGGAACGCCGGGCGGAAATTATTCTAGCCGGTGCCTTAATTTTAAAAGAAGCCATGGCTATGTTGGGGGTAGAAACCCTCACCATCTGCGATCGCGCCTTGCGGGAAGGGCTGATTGTCGATTGGATGCTCACCCACGGGTTGATTTCCGACCAGCTACGCTACCACAGTTCGGTACGTACCCGCAGCGTCTATAAAATTGCCAAAAAATACCATGTCAATCTCAACGCTAGCGAACGAATGGCCCAGTTTGCCCTGCGTTTGTTTGACAGCACCCAAGGCATCCTGCATCAGTGGCAAGCCGAGGAACGGGAACTGCTGTGGGCAGCAGCGGTTTTACACAATTGCGGCCTCTACATCAGCCATAACTCCCACCACAAACATTCTTACTATTTAATTCGCCACAGCGAACTATTTGGCTATACCGAAACCGAACTGGAAATTATTGCCAATTTAGCCCGTTACCACCGCAAAAGTCCTCCCAAAAAGAAACACGATAATTTCCGCAATCTCACCTCCAAAAAATACCGCCGTTTGGTCGCCCAACTATCGGCTTTGCTGCGGTTGGCTATTGCCCTCGACCGTCGTCAGTTGGGGGCTATTCGCGAAGTCACCTGCGCGTTTGACGAGAAAAACCAAATTTTGTACTTGCACCTCGAACCCACCCAACCCGATGATGACTGCGAGTTGGAAGTGTGGAGTTTAAACTACAAGAAAGAGGTGTTCGAGCAAGAATTTGGCTGGCAAATTGTTCCCAAATTGGAATCAACCCCCGCTCCTTTGGATAGAGGATAG
- the der gene encoding ribosome biogenesis GTPase Der encodes MSLPVVAVIGRPNVGKSTLVNRIASDRFAIVDDEPGITRDRTYRPAFWQDRDFLIVDTGGLVFDDDSEFLPLIREQAQIALSEACAAIFVVNGQEGPTAADLEVANWLRQQDIPLVLAVNKCESETTGFAQAAEFWELGLGYPYPVSGMHGTGTGDLLDAVIPYMPPASEIEEREETNVAIVGRPNVGKSSLLNALSQTSRAIVSPIAGTTRDSLDMVLEREGKMYRLIDTAGIRKKNKVEYGVEFFSINRSFRAIRRSQVVVLVLDAVDGVTEQDQKLADRIIDEGKACVLAVNKWDALEKDSHTINKYLSYLSDRLYFIDWSEKIFISALTGKRVSKIWQLLDCAATEHSRRVPTAVVNEVIEEAVRWQTPPTNRQGKAGKIYYGTQVSTAPPTMVLFVNDPKLFKENYKRYMEKQFRLQLGFASTPIRLLWRAKRPRDVERTTDQRRTTPV; translated from the coding sequence ATGTCTCTTCCCGTTGTTGCTGTGATTGGACGCCCGAATGTGGGCAAATCCACGCTGGTCAATCGCATTGCCAGCGATCGTTTCGCCATTGTAGACGACGAACCGGGGATTACCCGCGATCGCACCTACCGCCCTGCCTTTTGGCAAGACCGAGATTTCTTGATTGTAGACACCGGCGGTTTGGTATTTGATGATGATAGCGAATTTTTGCCTTTAATTCGCGAACAAGCACAAATTGCCCTCAGCGAAGCTTGCGCGGCTATTTTTGTGGTCAACGGTCAAGAAGGTCCCACTGCCGCTGATTTGGAAGTGGCCAATTGGCTGCGCCAGCAAGATATACCGCTGGTTCTGGCGGTAAACAAATGCGAATCAGAAACCACTGGCTTTGCCCAAGCAGCCGAATTTTGGGAGTTGGGCTTGGGCTATCCCTATCCGGTTTCTGGCATGCATGGGACTGGTACGGGAGATTTGCTGGATGCGGTGATTCCCTATATGCCCCCAGCCAGCGAAATTGAAGAACGGGAAGAAACCAATGTGGCGATTGTGGGACGCCCCAATGTGGGCAAATCCAGTTTGCTGAATGCCCTCAGCCAAACCAGCCGCGCCATTGTCAGTCCCATTGCTGGTACCACCCGCGATAGCTTGGATATGGTGTTGGAACGGGAGGGCAAAATGTACCGCCTCATCGATACCGCTGGCATTCGCAAGAAAAATAAGGTGGAATACGGCGTGGAATTTTTCAGCATTAACCGCAGTTTCCGTGCTATTCGCCGTTCTCAGGTGGTGGTGTTGGTTCTGGATGCGGTGGATGGGGTCACCGAACAGGACCAAAAATTGGCCGACCGTATTATTGACGAAGGAAAGGCTTGTGTTTTGGCGGTCAATAAGTGGGATGCGTTGGAAAAAGACAGTCATACAATTAATAAATATCTTAGCTACCTCAGCGATCGCTTGTATTTTATCGACTGGTCGGAAAAAATCTTCATTAGCGCCCTCACTGGCAAGCGGGTGAGCAAAATTTGGCAGTTGCTGGATTGTGCCGCTACAGAACACAGTCGCCGCGTTCCTACCGCTGTGGTCAACGAAGTTATTGAAGAGGCGGTGAGGTGGCAGACCCCTCCCACCAACCGCCAGGGCAAAGCCGGGAAAATCTACTACGGTACCCAAGTAAGTACGGCACCGCCGACCATGGTTTTGTTTGTTAACGATCCGAAACTTTTTAAGGAAAATTACAAACGTTACATGGAAAAACAGTTTCGCTTACAATTGGGATTTGCCAGTACGCCCATTCGACTGTTGTGGCGCGCCAAACGCCCCCGCGATGTGGAACGTACGACCGACCAACGGCGAACCACTCCTGTCTAG
- a CDS encoding inositol monophosphatase family protein, whose translation MSAQLKNFLDIATEAVLAAGGVLQSYWGKLEEINEKGRSGDLITAADKAAEAVILDVLQRHVPDHGLLAEESGKQGSQTSRYLWAIDPLDGTTNYAHQYPLFSASVGLLIDGIPQVGAVFVPAQNELFRAAKGIEATLNRQPIRVSSTDKLEKSLLVTGFAYDRRETLDNNYAEFCHFTHLTQGVRRGGSAAVDLAYVACGRLDGYWERGLSPWDITAGTVLVEAAGGKVTAYDGSPVDIFSGRLVAANRQLHPALIQELAQVEPLPDRIWQKSKDK comes from the coding sequence ATGAGCGCACAACTAAAAAACTTTCTCGATATTGCCACCGAAGCCGTGTTAGCCGCCGGCGGCGTCTTACAATCCTACTGGGGAAAACTAGAAGAAATCAACGAAAAAGGACGTTCTGGAGACCTGATCACAGCCGCCGATAAAGCCGCCGAAGCCGTCATTTTGGACGTTTTGCAGCGTCACGTTCCAGACCACGGACTCTTAGCCGAAGAATCGGGAAAACAAGGTTCCCAAACCAGTCGCTACTTGTGGGCAATCGATCCTTTAGACGGAACCACCAACTATGCTCACCAATATCCCCTCTTTTCCGCTTCCGTTGGCTTATTAATTGACGGTATTCCCCAAGTGGGAGCTGTTTTTGTTCCCGCGCAAAACGAACTATTTCGAGCCGCCAAAGGCATCGAAGCCACCCTCAACCGCCAACCCATTCGCGTATCGAGTACCGATAAACTAGAAAAAAGTCTCTTAGTCACGGGATTTGCCTACGATCGCCGGGAAACCTTAGATAACAACTACGCTGAGTTTTGTCACTTCACCCATCTTACTCAAGGCGTCCGTCGCGGCGGTTCGGCGGCAGTAGATTTGGCTTACGTAGCCTGCGGACGTTTGGATGGCTATTGGGAACGGGGATTGTCGCCTTGGGATATTACCGCCGGTACAGTTTTGGTCGAAGCAGCTGGCGGCAAGGTAACAGCTTACGATGGTTCGCCAGTGGATATATTTTCCGGACGGTTGGTGGCTGCCAACCGTCAATTACATCCTGCTCTCATCCAAGAACTGGCACAAGTAGAACCCTTACCCGATCGCATTTGGCAAAAATCGAAAGATAAGTAA
- a CDS encoding PPC domain-containing protein gives MRKSDFHPFHFHLSRLALFLPATALMLGSHFARANAQEVLYDPVELPDNNQVTDTLSAEDIPTGQGGFARDYVVELEADDHILIELSSDSFDPIVSLIAADGSTIAENDDGPDGGTDSVLFARISEAGRYIVRVRSFGETGMGDFQLKLTRLQPVDN, from the coding sequence ATGAGAAAATCCGATTTTCATCCGTTCCATTTCCATCTATCCCGTCTAGCTTTATTTCTCCCAGCCACAGCTTTGATGTTGGGTTCCCATTTTGCTAGAGCCAATGCCCAAGAAGTTTTGTACGATCCAGTTGAGCTACCAGATAACAATCAGGTTACCGATACACTTTCTGCCGAGGATATTCCCACCGGTCAAGGGGGTTTTGCTCGGGATTACGTTGTGGAATTGGAAGCAGACGACCACATTCTCATCGAACTGTCTTCTGACAGCTTTGACCCGATTGTATCGTTGATTGCTGCCGATGGCTCTACGATTGCCGAAAATGACGATGGTCCCGATGGCGGTACCGATTCTGTCTTGTTTGCTCGCATTTCGGAAGCTGGCAGATATATCGTGCGAGTTCGCTCTTTCGGCGAAACGGGGATGGGGGATTTTCAGCTGAAATTAACCCGTCTCCAACCCGTTGACAATTAG
- a CDS encoding anthranilate synthase component I, translating into MMALQGWYWRSLPLENRTGSDVFARLFLKSNDGSPEAIATLLESPANRGELPLHLSRYSICAGSPRWMQGKWQFWTPEVGEILPFLRLLLSTAASGTTAAKEESSLPFLGGWLGWLGYDLAWEIESLPSPHQETSPFPVAYWYEPDCFAIADHYEQRLWLAATRDRDLDTMETRLASTTSSLVVDGSPAASTQPQLQMSAQAYADMVVRAKQYIQAGDIFQTNLSLRFETQTSASSWATYQALQQINPSPFASYWQTPWGSIVSCSPERLVQVAGNSVQTRPIAGTRSRGSTPAEDEQLARQLYNNVKERAEHVMLVDLERNDLGRVCQWGSVVVDELMAIERYSHVMHLVSNVRGILASDRDAVNAIAAMFPGGTITGCPKVRCMEIIAELEPVRRHLFYGSCGYLDWRGHLDLNILIRTLLWLPQEQSDNTTATVWGQVGAGIVADSDPQKEWQECLHKAQAQLQALRWLPAKDGAWAIGL; encoded by the coding sequence ATGATGGCATTACAAGGTTGGTATTGGCGATCGCTACCTTTGGAAAATCGTACGGGTTCGGACGTTTTTGCACGCTTGTTTTTAAAATCAAATGATGGCTCGCCAGAAGCGATCGCAACGCTGTTGGAAAGTCCGGCAAACCGAGGAGAATTACCCCTGCATTTGTCTCGGTATTCCATTTGTGCGGGATCGCCCCGTTGGATGCAAGGCAAGTGGCAATTTTGGACCCCTGAAGTAGGAGAGATTTTACCGTTTTTGCGGCTTTTGCTATCTACCGCGGCATCTGGAACAACTGCGGCAAAGGAGGAAAGTTCCCTGCCCTTTTTGGGGGGATGGTTGGGATGGTTGGGCTACGATTTGGCATGGGAAATCGAATCGCTGCCCTCGCCGCATCAGGAAACAAGTCCGTTTCCAGTGGCTTATTGGTACGAACCCGACTGTTTTGCCATTGCCGACCACTACGAACAGCGTCTCTGGTTGGCGGCTACCCGCGATCGCGATTTGGATACAATGGAAACACGCCTGGCATCTACAACATCATCCCTGGTGGTTGATGGATCTCCGGCAGCATCGACCCAACCGCAGCTGCAAATGTCCGCACAGGCATACGCAGACATGGTGGTTCGGGCGAAACAATATATCCAAGCTGGCGATATTTTTCAAACGAATTTATCTTTACGCTTCGAGACGCAAACCTCGGCCTCCAGTTGGGCAACCTATCAGGCATTACAACAAATCAATCCTTCTCCCTTTGCTAGCTACTGGCAAACCCCTTGGGGAAGTATTGTGAGCTGTTCGCCGGAACGGTTGGTGCAGGTTGCAGGCAATTCCGTACAAACGCGCCCCATTGCCGGAACCCGTTCCCGTGGAAGCACCCCTGCCGAAGACGAACAACTGGCCCGGCAGCTATACAATAATGTGAAAGAACGCGCCGAACACGTGATGTTGGTGGATTTGGAACGCAACGACCTGGGGCGGGTTTGCCAGTGGGGATCGGTGGTGGTAGACGAGTTGATGGCGATCGAACGCTATTCCCATGTAATGCATTTGGTGAGCAACGTACGGGGGATTTTGGCCAGCGATCGCGATGCGGTGAATGCGATCGCAGCCATGTTTCCCGGGGGAACCATTACCGGATGTCCGAAAGTTCGCTGCATGGAAATTATCGCCGAATTGGAACCTGTTCGTCGCCATTTGTTCTACGGTTCCTGCGGTTATTTAGACTGGCGGGGGCATTTGGACCTCAATATTTTAATTCGCACCCTATTGTGGCTACCCCAAGAACAAAGCGACAATACCACCGCCACTGTATGGGGTCAGGTGGGGGCTGGCATTGTTGCCGATAGCGATCCCCAAAAAGAATGGCAAGAGTGTTTGCACAAAGCCCAAGCCCAACTGCAAGCCCTGCGGTGGCTGCCCGCCAAGGATGGTGCTTGGGCGATCGGGCTGTGA
- a CDS encoding thermonuclease family protein → MGTNRQIQIALSTIAITIFLWLTACTNQSATTPMQVRVVRVVSGQTLEVLPLNSNQNASPKRVRLIGLDAPARRQLPWGPNAKQYLQALASEQTLQLEFDRQREDKYQRWLAYAWLDGTLINEQLLQQGHAIAVSRYPNTKYQQRFTHAREQARLLGRGIWNPEQPMRQTPAEFRRQNR, encoded by the coding sequence ATGGGCACAAATCGTCAAATTCAGATCGCGCTATCAACCATCGCCATTACGATTTTTCTCTGGCTAACCGCTTGTACGAACCAATCTGCCACCACCCCCATGCAAGTGCGAGTGGTTCGCGTCGTTAGCGGTCAAACCCTAGAAGTACTGCCTTTAAATAGCAACCAAAACGCTTCCCCCAAAAGAGTGCGCTTAATTGGTTTGGATGCACCAGCCAGACGCCAACTGCCGTGGGGTCCAAACGCCAAACAATACCTGCAAGCACTTGCCAGCGAACAAACCCTGCAATTGGAATTTGACCGCCAACGGGAAGACAAATACCAACGATGGTTGGCTTATGCCTGGCTTGATGGTACCCTCATCAACGAACAACTGCTACAACAAGGACACGCGATCGCGGTATCGCGATATCCCAACACCAAATACCAACAACGCTTCACCCATGCGCGGGAGCAAGCTAGACTGTTAGGGCGTGGCATTTGGAATCCCGAACAACCCATGCGTCAGACACCGGCAGAATTTCGCCGTCAAAATCGATAA
- a CDS encoding glycosyltransferase family 39 protein, producing the protein MGKSHNRRDWVILTTIWLVGIASDRLWFALDNSVPSWDVADYLTGSLNYWQAFQNPHWFSGEWWRDLWLLSSKIPPFTYMVTAFCYQLVGTGTDNATLVYIFFSAILMVSVYGLGRQLFSRQVGLLAAGMCWLFPGLYQVRLNFLLDYPVTAVVAGCFLILTTWKFSQNRRNSWWLALALALALGIALMVKQTTLLFLLIPLLWVTFNQLRQKHWERFLQIIVAAIASVGVWGWWYRTNWLLVLTSSKRATVDAAAAESDPPLDSLAAWTYYWQDLPNIVSWVLLLVPIVGLLLYGWRPKPTNSGKPQRDSWIWVAVFLLGAYFLNTLNVNKDPRYVLPYLPVLSLVLAYGFTCWRQIWVPYSAIAISLLLTIGNTFPIVTGGFPLSSDRVQHFPYLGPPYPHQELIREITTTIAHLQTTVGVLPSTPSVNQHNINYYGALADFQVYGRQVGVKENQVFQDMQALDWFVTKTGNQGSVPPSQATITQLVRENPNFQKQKSWKLPDGSQLQLYRRQSLPINVKPASPASDAPLQLQQVTVPNKVPPNHSIPVTYKWLGTAKALQEGLVLLTWRRDNESYWLHDHALGNGRWHDLAVACLPLPDSPVSRDGGCWFQVTEKTAMLPSPNASGEYTLEATYLNRRTGETYPLAVDGGVSVTVDRKAEPVIAPAPDLVSQLRVLASRLPRGMAALDAIFTEIARMNQYDPNQDYTVHARETLQYRLEENPHRVDWAYAVAFTYVLQRKATEAIDAFQRVVQLDGNNPYARAYLAFVYLYDWQPHAAEQALQPALTQAPNMPELKVLRGVAALMQGNVWQAWQDARALEDLS; encoded by the coding sequence ATGGGAAAATCGCACAATCGGCGAGATTGGGTCATCTTAACAACCATTTGGCTGGTGGGGATAGCCAGCGATCGCTTGTGGTTTGCCCTCGATAATAGCGTTCCTTCCTGGGATGTGGCCGACTACCTCACCGGCAGCCTCAACTACTGGCAAGCGTTTCAAAATCCCCATTGGTTTTCTGGCGAATGGTGGCGGGATTTGTGGCTGCTCTCTTCCAAAATTCCCCCGTTTACCTATATGGTCACAGCTTTTTGCTACCAACTCGTGGGCACGGGAACCGACAACGCCACCCTGGTCTATATCTTTTTTAGCGCCATTTTAATGGTTTCTGTCTACGGCTTGGGCAGGCAATTGTTTTCCCGTCAGGTGGGTTTGCTGGCTGCCGGGATGTGTTGGTTGTTCCCCGGTTTGTACCAAGTTCGTCTAAATTTTCTTTTAGATTATCCAGTAACGGCGGTGGTGGCTGGCTGTTTCTTGATTCTAACCACCTGGAAATTTTCCCAAAATCGGCGGAATTCCTGGTGGCTAGCACTGGCATTGGCACTGGCGCTGGGAATTGCCTTGATGGTGAAACAAACCACGCTGTTATTTTTATTGATTCCTTTGCTGTGGGTCACCTTCAACCAGCTACGCCAGAAACATTGGGAACGATTTTTGCAAATCATTGTAGCAGCGATCGCGTCTGTTGGCGTATGGGGATGGTGGTACCGTACCAATTGGTTGCTGGTGCTAACCTCTAGCAAACGCGCCACCGTGGATGCTGCCGCTGCCGAATCCGACCCGCCGTTAGACAGCCTAGCCGCTTGGACTTATTACTGGCAAGATTTGCCCAATATCGTCTCTTGGGTGTTGCTGCTGGTACCGATTGTGGGATTGTTGCTTTACGGCTGGCGACCAAAACCCACTAATTCTGGCAAGCCGCAACGGGATAGTTGGATTTGGGTAGCGGTCTTTTTATTGGGTGCCTATTTTCTGAATACCCTCAATGTCAATAAAGACCCCAGATACGTACTGCCCTATTTACCAGTTTTATCGCTGGTTTTGGCCTATGGTTTCACTTGCTGGCGACAAATCTGGGTTCCCTATAGCGCGATCGCCATTTCCCTACTGCTCACCATTGGCAATACTTTCCCTATTGTAACCGGAGGATTTCCCCTATCAAGCGATCGCGTACAACATTTTCCCTACCTCGGACCTCCCTATCCCCACCAGGAACTCATTCGGGAAATTACCACCACCATTGCCCATTTACAAACAACTGTAGGCGTCCTGCCTTCCACCCCCAGTGTCAACCAACATAATATCAACTATTACGGAGCGCTTGCCGATTTTCAAGTATATGGCAGACAGGTAGGTGTCAAGGAAAACCAAGTTTTCCAGGATATGCAAGCATTGGATTGGTTTGTCACCAAAACTGGCAACCAAGGTTCTGTTCCCCCATCGCAAGCCACCATTACCCAACTGGTACGGGAAAATCCCAACTTCCAAAAACAGAAAAGCTGGAAACTTCCCGATGGCAGTCAATTGCAGCTCTATCGCCGCCAATCCCTTCCCATCAACGTCAAACCAGCATCACCAGCCTCGGATGCGCCACTTCAGTTGCAGCAGGTAACCGTTCCCAATAAAGTTCCTCCCAATCATTCTATTCCCGTTACTTACAAATGGTTGGGAACTGCCAAAGCTTTGCAAGAAGGATTGGTCTTGTTAACTTGGCGACGAGACAACGAAAGCTACTGGCTGCACGACCATGCTTTGGGAAACGGCAGATGGCACGATTTGGCGGTTGCTTGCTTGCCACTGCCAGATTCTCCAGTTAGCCGCGATGGGGGTTGTTGGTTCCAAGTGACAGAAAAAACTGCCATGCTGCCCTCGCCAAATGCCAGTGGAGAATATACCCTAGAAGCAACTTATCTCAACCGTCGTACGGGAGAAACCTATCCCTTGGCTGTGGATGGTGGTGTCAGCGTTACGGTTGATAGGAAAGCAGAACCGGTTATCGCACCAGCACCGGATTTGGTCAGTCAGTTGCGGGTTTTGGCATCGCGATTGCCTCGGGGAATGGCGGCTTTGGACGCTATTTTTACGGAAATTGCCCGCATGAATCAGTACGATCCTAACCAGGATTATACGGTTCACGCACGAGAAACGCTGCAATATCGACTGGAGGAAAATCCCCATCGGGTGGATTGGGCGTATGCGGTGGCATTTACTTATGTTTTGCAACGTAAAGCTACGGAAGCCATTGATGCTTTCCAGCGGGTGGTTCAGTTGGATGGAAACAATCCTTACGCTCGTGCCTATTTGGCTTTTGTCTATCTTTACGATTGGCAACCCCATGCTGCCGAACAAGCTTTGCAGCCGGCTTTGACTCAGGCACCCAATATGCCGGAACTCAAGGTACTGCGCGGTGTCGCGGCTTTGATGCAGGGAAATGTTTGGCAGGCTTGGCAGGATGCTCGGGCTTTGGAGGATTTATCGTAG
- a CDS encoding 4-hydroxybenzoate solanesyltransferase, which yields MVPSSSSPSQPTWLQIVRLLRWNKPTGRLILMVPALWGVFAGARGTPDWLLVGVIVLGTLATSGTGCVINDLWDRDIDPYVERTKTRPIASKALSVTTGMIVALVGMLCAAILATYLNTFSFALCVAAVPVIVLYPLAKRVFPLPQLVLAIAWGFAILISWSAATGTVETPTWYLWGSTICWTLGFDTVYAMSDREDDLRIGVRSSAIFFGKYTPQAVGVFFAGTAMGMAFFAVSMGLHWIFWPLWGVAVILWATQSWQLAQPEIPQDRYGKIFTQNVQIGFILLVGIVLGNLL from the coding sequence ATGGTTCCATCATCTTCATCCCCCAGCCAGCCCACTTGGCTGCAAATTGTGCGACTGCTGCGGTGGAACAAACCCACCGGACGTTTGATTCTCATGGTTCCTGCCCTCTGGGGTGTTTTTGCTGGTGCCCGCGGGACGCCAGATTGGCTGTTGGTGGGCGTGATTGTGTTGGGAACCCTCGCAACCAGCGGTACCGGCTGCGTGATTAACGACTTGTGGGACCGCGATATTGACCCTTACGTGGAACGGACGAAAACCCGTCCCATTGCTTCCAAAGCCCTTTCCGTCACTACTGGTATGATTGTAGCTTTGGTGGGAATGCTTTGCGCCGCGATTTTGGCAACGTACCTCAATACGTTCAGTTTTGCCCTATGCGTGGCTGCGGTTCCCGTGATTGTTTTGTATCCCCTCGCCAAGCGGGTGTTTCCCCTTCCCCAGTTGGTGTTGGCTATTGCCTGGGGATTTGCGATATTGATTAGTTGGAGTGCTGCTACCGGTACGGTGGAAACACCCACCTGGTACTTGTGGGGCAGTACGATATGTTGGACCCTGGGATTTGATACGGTGTACGCTATGAGCGATCGCGAGGACGACCTGCGTATTGGCGTGCGCTCCAGTGCCATATTTTTTGGGAAATATACCCCGCAAGCAGTGGGGGTGTTTTTTGCGGGTACGGCAATGGGAATGGCGTTTTTCGCTGTTTCTATGGGGTTACATTGGATTTTTTGGCCCCTCTGGGGAGTAGCGGTCATTTTGTGGGCAACCCAATCTTGGCAGCTCGCCCAACCTGAAATCCCCCAGGACCGATACGGTAAAATTTTTACTCAGAACGTCCAAATCGGCTTTATTTTGCTTGTTGGTATCGTTTTGGGAAATTTACTCTAA
- a CDS encoding energy-coupling factor transporter transmembrane protein EcfT, translated as MDLLRSLPLGLYLEQPITWMHQLDPRVKLGWLIGFLLAPVLASTLWRLGLVVLLILLTVLATIPMRVWKQQMGWLLVLCFLVMLFSAIAPDGLNITYQPRLPDAELAWQLDPSTGEAAELPPATEYNYILFQQGPITVTRRSLNLGLRLSSLLFTLIYSTNLYLLTTAPEEITAGLESLMRPLRWFRIPVTELNLTLTLSLRFIPLVLEEVQNLIRSVQTRAIDWRKLGLKGSAQVWLTVAERLLENLLMRAEQIASAMQVRGFTSPDKHRVYWSQLRLRRGDWVALAVLIAFWGVRFAVGGEA; from the coding sequence ATGGATTTACTGCGATCGCTTCCTTTAGGTTTATATCTGGAACAACCCATTACCTGGATGCACCAACTAGACCCAAGGGTCAAATTAGGGTGGCTGATCGGCTTTTTGCTAGCTCCGGTTTTAGCCTCTACCCTCTGGCGTCTGGGTTTGGTGGTACTGTTAATTTTGTTGACTGTTCTGGCTACCATTCCCATGCGGGTGTGGAAGCAGCAAATGGGATGGCTGTTGGTGTTATGCTTTTTGGTGATGCTGTTTAGCGCGATCGCACCCGATGGGCTAAACATCACCTACCAACCCCGTCTCCCCGATGCCGAACTGGCTTGGCAACTGGACCCATCCACCGGCGAAGCTGCGGAACTGCCACCGGCAACGGAATACAACTATATCTTATTTCAGCAAGGTCCGATAACTGTAACCCGCCGCTCCCTCAATTTAGGATTGCGGTTGAGCAGTCTTTTGTTTACGCTCATTTACAGTACCAATTTATATTTGCTAACCACAGCCCCAGAAGAAATTACGGCAGGCTTGGAAAGTTTAATGCGTCCCCTGCGTTGGTTTCGGATTCCAGTTACCGAACTGAACTTAACTTTGACGCTTTCCTTACGGTTTATTCCTTTGGTGCTGGAAGAAGTTCAGAATTTGATTCGCTCCGTACAAACGCGAGCCATTGATTGGCGGAAGTTGGGATTGAAAGGCAGCGCTCAAGTCTGGCTGACTGTTGCCGAACGCTTGCTAGAAAATTTACTCATGCGTGCCGAACAAATTGCCAGTGCCATGCAGGTACGCGGGTTTACCAGTCCCGACAAACATCGCGTTTACTGGTCGCAATTGCGGCTAAGACGCGGCGATTGGGTGGCTTTGGCGGTTTTGATTGCTTTTTGGGGCGTGCGTTTTGCAGTGGGTGGGGAGGCTTAG